One region of Takifugu flavidus isolate HTHZ2018 chromosome 14, ASM371156v2, whole genome shotgun sequence genomic DNA includes:
- the htr3b gene encoding 5-hydroxytryptamine receptor 3B, with translation MSLIWLLIFFSAHVSQCVPEKPKRSALNQLTRTLLRKYDCGVRPVHDWTSVTTVSIDLILLSVLDVDGKTQSITTSIWYRQVWTDEFLVWDPEEFDGLNEISLSSDAIWIPDVIVTEFVDGGKSPPIPYIYVNSSGSVKNYRPMQVVLACSLEMYAFPFDKQNCSLTFRSWLHSVKEIDLALLRSAEDIANDKREFMNDGEWELQSIPSHYWHIHQDATDYAQIQFNVLIRRRPLLYVVGLLIPSIFLMLVDVTSFYLPLNSRTRIVFKVSILLGYTVFRVNITEELPSTAVRTPLIGVFFAVCMALLMLSLIKSMLVVKLLHHNDKDVKQMSLSACLLDRYGSGGQEVTASALTSIRTLDSVDPSDEYELETSLEEDLVSLNEDQKVPSGLDWLLQELASLRLALHQEDTENSAQDDWLELCLKLDRVLFWVYLLVLVLYAGTLILLWTSWSFA, from the exons ATGTCTCTTATTTGGCTCCTCATCTTTTTTTCAG CACACGTGTCTCAATGTGTCCCGGAGAAGCCAAAGAGGTCGGCACTGAACCAGCTGACCAGGACGCTCCTCAGGAAGTACGACTGCGGCGTTCGACCTGTCCACGACTGGACCAGTGTCACCACGGTCTCCATTGACCTCATCCTGCTGTCCGTCCTGGACGTG GATGGAAAGACTCagagcatcaccaccagcatctgGTACAGACAG GTGTGGACAGATGAGTTCCTGGTTTGGGACCCCGAAGAGTTTGATGGACTCAACGAGATCTCTCTCTCATCGGATGCAATCTGGATCCCTGACGTGATCGTAACTGAatt TGTGGACGGAGGGAAGTCCCCTCCCATCCCTTACATCTACGTCAACTCATCCGGCTCGGTCAAGAACTACCGGCCCATGCAGGTGGTGCTGgcctgcagcctggagatgtACGCCTTCCCCTTCGACAAGCAGAACTGCAGTCTGACCTTCCGCAGCTGGCTGCACTCAG tgAAGGAAATTGACCTGGCTCTGTTGAGGAGTGCTGAGGACATCGCCAACGACAAAAGGGAGTTCATGAACGATGGGGAGTGGGAACTCCAGTCCATTCCTTCCCACTACTGGCACATCCACCAAGACGCCACCGACTACGCCCAAATCCAGTTTAAC GTGCTGATCCGCCGTCGCCCCCTGCTGTACGTGGTGGGTCTCCTCATCCCCAGCATCTTCCTCATGCTGGTGGACGTCACTAGTTTTTATCTGCCTCTGAACAGCAGAACCAGGATTGTGTTTAAGGTCAGCATCCTGCTGGGATACACCGTGTTCAGAGTCAACATCACAGAGGAGCTCCCTTCCACTGCCGTCAGAACGCCGCTCATAG GCGTGTTTTTTGCAGTGTGCATGGCTCTGCTGATGCTCAGCCTCATAAAGTCCATGTTGGTGGTGAAACTTCTGCATCACAATGACAAAGACGTGAAGCAGATGTCGCTGTCGGCCTGCCTGCTCGACCGGTATggatcaggaggtcaggaggtcacagCGAGTGCTCTGACCTCCATCAGAACTTTGGACTCTGTTGACCCATCTGATG AATACGAGCTGGAGAcgtccctggaggaggacctggtGTCCCTGAATGAGGATCAGAAAGTTCCTTCCGGCCTGGACtggctcctgcaggagctggccTCCCTGCGTCTGGCCCTGCACCAGGAGGACACCGAGAATTCGGCTCAGGATGATTGGCTGGAACTTTGCTTGAAGCTGGATCGTGTCCTGTTCTGGGTTtacctgctggttctggtcctgTACGCTGGGACTCTCATACTGCTCTGGACAAGCTGGAGCTTCGCCTGA
- the htr3a gene encoding 5-hydroxytryptamine receptor 3A: protein MLLVAMLLVEDLNLKKPSSSSGRFSNATLVRLSDFLSAGYKKGVRPVKDWRTSTTVAIDLMVYSILNVDEKNQVLTTYVWYRQSWTDEFLVWNPEDFDEVKQVSIPTANVWVPDILINEFVDVGKSPDIPYVYVTHDGLVRNYKPIQVVTACTLNIYNFPFDVQKCSLTFQSWLHTIDDINITLMRSPEELREDKSVFMNQGEWELLHILSKYKSFSVDNDDYYAEMKFHVVIRRRPLFYTVNLLLPSIFLMVMDIVGFYLPPDSGERVSFKITLLLGYSVFLIIVSDTLPATAIGTPLIGVYFVVCMALLVISLTETVLIVRLVHKQDLQTPVPDWVKYVVLERAPVLFCIRRKHRLCSRLSSQGSDLDHYKDSSYGTTQCTLHHTCEIGQRLSQHEQESGLLRLGLPPRRDPTPPVMNNILQEVMAIRHFLEKRDRCREVAKEWLQVGYVLDVLLFRVYLVAVVTYSITLGTLWSVWQVA from the exons ATGCTCCTGGTGGCGATGCTCCTGGTGGAGGATTTGAACC TGAAGAAGCCGAGCAGCAGCTCCGGAAGATTCTCGAACGCCACTTTAGTGCGTCTGTCTGACTTCCTGAGCGCTGGCTATAAAAAAGGAGTCAGACCAGTGAAGGACTGGCGCACATCCACCACCGTGGCCATCGACCTCATGGTCTACTCCATCCTCAATGTG GATGAAAAAAATCAGGTTCTGACCACATACGTGTGGTACAGACAG TCATGGACAGATGAGTTCCTGGTGTGGAACCCCGAAGATTTCGACGAGGTCAAGCAGGTTTCCATACCCACGGCCAACGTTTGGGTTCCAGACATCCTCATCAACGAGTT CGTGGATGTGGGGAAGTCTCCAGACATACCTTACGTCTACGTGACGCACGACGGACTGGTGCGGAACTACAAACCCATCCAGGTGGTCACGGCGTGCACGCTGAACATCTACAACTTCCCCTTCGACGTGCAGAAGTGCAGCCTGACCTTCCAGAGCTGGCTCCACACCA TTGATGACATTAACATCACTCTGATGCGAAGCCCTGAGGAGCTCCGGGAGGATAAAAGTGTCTTCATGAACCAGGGCGAGTGGGAGCTGCTGCACATCCTGTCCAAATACAAGAGCTTCAGCGTTGACAACGATGACTATTACGCTGAGATGAAGTTCCAT GTTGTGATTCGCCGGCGGCCGTTATTCTATACGGTAAACCTGTTGCTGCCAAGCATTTTCCTAATGGTGATGGACATTGTCGGCTTCTATTTGCCGCCGGACAGCGGAGAGAGGGTCTCCTTCAAGATCACCCTCCTGCTGGGATATTCAGTCTTCCTCATCATTGTCTCCGACACGCTGCCGGCCACCGCCATCGGAACCCCGTTGATAG GCGTGTACTTTGTGGTGTGCATGGCCCTGCTGGTGATCAGCCTGACTGAGACGGTGCTGATCGTCCGCCTGGTGCACAAGCAGGACCTGCAGACCCCTGTTCCAGACTGGGTGAAGTACGTGGTCTTGGAGAGAGCTCCGGTTCTCTTCTGCATCCGCCGGAAACACCGCCTGTGCTCCCGACTGTCATCCCAGGGATCCGATCTGGACCATTACAAGGACAGCAGCTATGGAACCA CCCAGTGCACGCTCCACCACACGTGTGAGATCGGCCAAAGGCTCAGCCAGCATGAACAAGAAAGCGGGCTGCTCAGACTGGGTCTGCCCCCCCGCAGGGACCCCACCCCGCCGGTCATGAACAATATCCTACAGGAAGTGATGGCAATACGTCACTTCCTAGAGAAGAGAGACAGGTGCCGTGAAGTGGCAAAGGAGTGGTTGCAGGTCGGTTACGTGCTGGATGTGCTGCTCTTCAGGGTGTAcctggttgccgtggtgacgTACAGCATCACATTGGGCACACTTTGGTCTGTGTGGCAGGTTGCCTGA